The following are from one region of the Streptomyces decoyicus genome:
- a CDS encoding peptide ABC transporter substrate-binding protein, whose amino-acid sequence MGLRSPRLRGPLGRLAAAVLLGTSALAGCDLSGNVVTDLGATGGTPVEGGTATMALPPAATPNWIFPIGAPGYLATYNSAIQSLLFLPLYAPEPKGAALTMDSPRGLAEMPRYSDGNKTVSITLKKGYEWSDGKPVTTRDVKFWFDLIKHNKQDWAGYAPKLMPDDVKAFETVDDHTFRLRLDRAYNPAWFTANELQDFVALPVHAWNPGHQSPERAFARLMRHARQFSKFATDPLWKTVNGPWRIEKWTTSGQVSLVPNRKYRGPDRPHLDRVVLKPFTTADSAFNVLRAGGVDYGYIPPSVMAQSAKFKERGYRIDPWEGWAITYIVLNFHHPTAGPMLRQAYLRQALQHLIDQKSISRVIWHGSAAPTLGPIPAGLLDRDPYPYDPERAKALLAGHGWTGRGGTLRCTRPGDGPGECGTGIEDGQELRLTLLSQSGSTETSNTMQAVKSAFGAAGVALDIRQQPLNTVLGTTVPCKPTEPLCAQWQLGFFGTQGSWYFPPDPSGEKLFATHAPSNMGNWSDPRTDRLIRATEYSDAPAAMRTYGREVARQLPVLWTPNPAYQVSVIRNDLRGVDQNPTLSLAPQNWYFVKKGGAGR is encoded by the coding sequence ATGGGTCTGCGCAGTCCACGCCTACGCGGGCCCCTGGGGCGTCTGGCGGCCGCCGTCCTGCTCGGTACCTCCGCGCTCGCCGGCTGCGACCTCTCTGGCAACGTTGTCACCGACCTGGGGGCCACCGGCGGCACACCCGTCGAGGGCGGCACCGCCACCATGGCCCTGCCACCCGCCGCCACCCCCAACTGGATCTTCCCCATCGGCGCCCCCGGCTACCTGGCCACGTACAACAGCGCCATCCAGAGCCTCCTGTTCCTGCCGCTGTACGCACCCGAGCCGAAGGGTGCCGCGCTGACCATGGACTCGCCGCGCGGCCTCGCCGAAATGCCCCGCTACAGCGACGGCAACAAAACCGTCAGCATCACGTTGAAGAAGGGGTACGAGTGGTCCGACGGCAAGCCCGTCACCACCCGCGACGTGAAGTTCTGGTTCGATCTGATCAAGCACAACAAGCAGGACTGGGCCGGATACGCCCCGAAGCTGATGCCGGACGACGTCAAGGCCTTCGAGACCGTCGACGACCACACCTTCCGCCTGCGGCTGGACCGCGCCTACAACCCGGCATGGTTCACCGCCAACGAGCTCCAGGACTTCGTCGCCCTCCCCGTACACGCCTGGAACCCCGGCCACCAGAGCCCCGAGCGGGCCTTCGCCCGGCTGATGCGGCACGCCAGGCAGTTCTCGAAGTTCGCCACGGACCCGTTGTGGAAGACCGTCAACGGGCCCTGGCGCATCGAGAAATGGACCACGTCGGGACAGGTCTCCCTGGTTCCCAACCGGAAGTACCGCGGGCCCGACAGACCCCATCTCGACCGCGTGGTCCTCAAGCCCTTCACCACCGCCGACTCCGCATTCAATGTGCTGCGCGCCGGCGGCGTCGACTACGGCTATATCCCGCCCTCCGTCATGGCGCAGTCCGCGAAGTTCAAGGAGCGGGGCTACCGCATCGACCCGTGGGAAGGCTGGGCAATCACCTACATCGTCCTCAACTTCCACCACCCCACCGCCGGACCGATGCTGCGCCAGGCCTATCTGCGCCAGGCCCTCCAGCATCTGATCGACCAGAAGTCGATCTCCCGGGTGATCTGGCACGGCAGCGCCGCCCCCACCCTCGGCCCGATCCCCGCCGGCCTCCTCGACCGCGACCCGTATCCGTACGACCCCGAGCGGGCGAAGGCGCTGCTCGCCGGGCACGGCTGGACCGGCCGGGGCGGCACGCTGCGCTGCACCCGCCCCGGGGACGGCCCGGGGGAGTGCGGCACGGGCATCGAGGACGGCCAGGAGCTGCGCCTCACACTGCTCTCCCAGTCCGGCTCGACCGAGACCTCCAACACGATGCAGGCCGTCAAGTCCGCATTCGGCGCGGCCGGCGTCGCCCTCGACATCCGGCAGCAGCCGCTGAACACCGTCCTGGGCACCACCGTCCCCTGCAAGCCGACCGAGCCCCTGTGCGCGCAATGGCAGCTCGGCTTCTTCGGCACCCAGGGCAGCTGGTACTTCCCGCCCGACCCCAGCGGCGAAAAGCTCTTCGCCACCCATGCCCCTTCCAACATGGGCAACTGGTCCGATCCGCGCACCGACCGGCTCATCCGCGCCACCGAGTACTCCGACGCCCCGGCCGCGATGCGCACCTACGGCCGTGAGGTGGCCCGTCAGCTCCCGGTCCTGTGGACCCCCAACCCCGCCTACCAGGTCTCCGTCATCCGCAACGATCTGCGGGGCGTCGACCAGAACCCGACCCTGTCCCTCGCACCGCAGAACTGGTACTTCGTGAAGAAGGGCGGGGCCGGCCGGTGA
- a CDS encoding ABC transporter permease — protein MIRFLAKRLAQALVVLLLVSVIVFVLLHLLPGGPARAILGVQATPESVAHFNHQQGYDRSLPEQYVRYLGRLLTGDLGESYKLNQSVAALLAERLPKTALLAGLALGLAVLLAVPLGVLQAVRRGKAADYVLTGAAFLAYATPVFFLGLVLVLVFSQQLPLLPAEAPQADTADGILAAPAALVLPVVTAALGIIAAFSRYMRSAVLDNLGEDYVRTARAKGQSNARIMARHVLRNALIPLATLLGLYLPTLFSGTLVVESMFNYPGMGLLFWNAAQSSDFPVLLGVTLVVGVATVLGSLITDIAYAVLDPRIRSVT, from the coding sequence GTGATCCGATTCCTGGCCAAGCGCCTCGCGCAGGCCCTCGTCGTGCTGCTGCTGGTCTCCGTCATCGTCTTCGTCCTGCTGCACCTGCTCCCCGGCGGACCGGCCCGCGCCATCCTCGGCGTCCAGGCCACGCCGGAGTCCGTCGCCCACTTCAACCACCAGCAGGGGTACGACCGTTCGCTGCCGGAGCAGTACGTGCGCTATCTGGGACGCCTGCTCACCGGCGACCTCGGAGAGTCCTACAAGCTCAACCAGAGCGTCGCCGCCCTGCTCGCCGAGCGGCTGCCCAAGACCGCCCTGCTCGCGGGTCTCGCCCTCGGGCTCGCCGTGCTGCTGGCCGTCCCGCTCGGCGTCCTGCAGGCCGTACGGCGCGGCAAGGCCGCCGACTACGTCCTGACCGGCGCGGCCTTCCTGGCCTACGCCACCCCGGTGTTCTTCCTCGGCCTGGTCCTCGTCCTCGTCTTCAGCCAGCAACTGCCCCTGCTGCCGGCCGAGGCGCCGCAGGCCGACACGGCCGACGGCATCCTCGCCGCCCCGGCCGCGCTCGTCCTGCCCGTGGTGACCGCCGCGCTCGGCATCATCGCCGCCTTCAGCCGCTATATGCGCTCCGCCGTCCTCGACAACCTCGGCGAGGACTACGTACGCACCGCACGCGCCAAGGGCCAGTCGAACGCCCGCATCATGGCCCGGCACGTGCTGCGCAACGCCCTCATCCCGCTGGCCACCCTCCTCGGCCTCTACCTCCCCACCCTCTTCAGCGGCACCCTCGTCGTCGAATCGATGTTCAACTACCCGGGCATGGGGCTGCTGTTCTGGAACGCCGCGCAGAGCTCGGACTTCCCCGTCCTGCTCGGCGTCACCCTCGTCGTCGGCGTCGCCACCGTCCTCGGCTCCCTGATCACCGACATCGCCTATGCCGTCCTCGACCCGCGCATCAGGAGCGTGACGTGA
- a CDS encoding ABC transporter permease, giving the protein MTTTALDATQPDAAPATPGAARRTLAVFARNKLALTGALVLLALLAFCFLGPLVHPTDQIHTDLSQANRAPGAGHLLGTTDLGYDLLGRLMYGGRTSLEVGLAAGLLATCFGTVYGSVAGYFGGWTDAVMMRITDAALAIPALFLLVVVAAIVTPSKPVLILIIASVAWLSPARLIRGEALALRSRDYIHAMRLMGGGGGRAVFRHIVPNAVGTVLVNATFQVADAILYVAYLSFLGLSIPPPAADWGSLLSAGITYTQVGYWWLIFPPGLAIVLVVAAFHCIGDGLRDAFDVRLKKN; this is encoded by the coding sequence GTGACGACCACCGCCCTCGACGCCACGCAGCCGGACGCGGCCCCGGCCACACCCGGCGCGGCCCGCCGTACGCTCGCCGTCTTCGCCCGCAACAAGCTCGCCCTCACCGGCGCCCTGGTGCTGCTCGCCCTGCTGGCCTTCTGCTTCCTCGGACCGCTGGTCCACCCCACCGACCAGATCCACACCGACCTCTCCCAGGCCAACCGCGCCCCCGGCGCAGGCCACCTGCTGGGCACCACCGACCTCGGCTACGACCTGCTCGGCCGGCTGATGTATGGAGGTCGCACCTCCCTCGAAGTCGGCCTGGCAGCAGGGCTGTTGGCAACGTGCTTCGGGACGGTCTACGGCTCCGTGGCAGGCTACTTCGGCGGATGGACGGACGCCGTGATGATGCGGATCACCGACGCCGCGCTCGCCATCCCGGCGCTCTTCCTGCTCGTCGTGGTCGCCGCCATCGTCACTCCCAGCAAGCCCGTGCTCATCCTGATCATCGCCTCCGTCGCCTGGCTCTCCCCGGCCCGGCTCATCCGCGGCGAGGCGTTGGCGCTGCGCAGCCGCGACTACATCCATGCGATGCGGCTGATGGGCGGCGGCGGAGGGCGGGCCGTCTTCCGGCACATCGTGCCCAACGCCGTCGGCACCGTCCTCGTCAACGCCACCTTCCAGGTGGCCGACGCCATCCTCTACGTCGCCTATCTGTCCTTCCTGGGGCTGTCCATCCCGCCGCCCGCCGCCGACTGGGGCTCCCTGCTCTCCGCCGGCATCACCTACACCCAGGTCGGCTACTGGTGGCTGATCTTCCCGCCGGGCCTGGCGATCGTGCTGGTCGTCGCCGCCTTCCACTGCATCGGGGACGGGCTGCGGGACGCCTTCGACGTACGGCTGAAGAAGAACTGA
- a CDS encoding dipeptide ABC transporter ATP-binding protein: protein MTDSLLRIEDLHVDITGRGRTVRALDGIDLDLAPGEALGIVGESGCGKTMTALSVLGLLPPGGRITKGRILFGGTDLAAAPEPALRKVRGNTVGMVFQDPLTSLNPTLTIGAQVAEPLLLHRRLTKAEAWDRAEETLRLVGMPRPAERLTNYPHQLSGGMRQRVAIAMALVCEPRLLIADEPTTALDVTTQHQILELIDELRTRLGMALILVTHDLGVIARRVDRVAVMYGGRIAERAAVRPLFATPRHRYTQALFAALPDLPRLPPGGAAPRTDGGRPLATIPGLPPSLLTRTAGCRFAPRCGFATDLCRVAEPELTDRPDGTAPAATAHAFACFHPAGPAPGADPAAELRPTAPAAPPVRTDEPLLRLTDVGKSYPLHDGPFTRRKPGRQGAEVSAVAGVSLTVRRGETFGIVGESGCGKSTLGRIAVGLEAPTTGTVHFAGRDIGTLTRRELRAHRREVQLMFQDSYASMDPRMRVGAVLREPLVIQGIGDRAEQRRRIAGLLDDVGLPRGAVDRYPHEFSGGQRQRLGLARALALAPSLVVADEPVSALDVSVQAQILNLLRELQREKGIGYLFISHDLAVVRHLADSVGVMYLGKLVETGPAERVFARPLHPYTRGLLDTVNAPDPDAAPAGAPLAGEAPSAAAPPSGCRFRTRCPAAAALCATTEPPPAEPETAGHRVACHFPLTAGAVSNG from the coding sequence ATGACCGACTCGCTGCTACGGATCGAGGACCTGCATGTCGACATCACCGGCCGCGGCCGCACCGTCCGGGCCCTTGACGGCATCGACCTGGACCTCGCCCCGGGGGAGGCGCTCGGCATCGTCGGCGAATCCGGCTGCGGCAAGACCATGACGGCGCTGTCCGTCCTCGGCCTGCTGCCGCCCGGCGGCAGGATCACCAAAGGCCGGATCCTGTTCGGGGGCACCGACCTCGCCGCCGCCCCGGAACCCGCCCTGCGAAAGGTCCGCGGAAACACCGTCGGCATGGTCTTCCAGGACCCGCTGACCTCCCTCAACCCCACCCTCACCATAGGCGCCCAGGTCGCCGAACCCCTGCTGCTGCACCGGCGGTTGACCAAGGCCGAGGCCTGGGACAGAGCCGAGGAGACCCTGCGGCTGGTCGGCATGCCGCGTCCCGCCGAACGACTGACGAACTACCCCCACCAGCTCAGCGGAGGGATGCGGCAGCGCGTGGCGATCGCCATGGCACTGGTCTGCGAACCCCGGCTGCTGATCGCCGACGAACCGACCACCGCCCTCGACGTCACCACACAGCACCAGATCCTCGAACTCATCGACGAGCTGCGCACCCGCCTCGGCATGGCGCTGATCCTGGTCACCCACGACCTCGGAGTGATCGCCCGCCGGGTCGACCGGGTCGCGGTGATGTACGGCGGCCGGATCGCCGAACGCGCCGCGGTGCGCCCGCTGTTCGCCACCCCGCGGCACCGCTACACCCAGGCGCTGTTCGCGGCCCTCCCCGACCTCCCCCGGCTACCGCCGGGCGGGGCTGCACCCCGTACCGACGGCGGCAGGCCGCTGGCCACCATCCCCGGCCTGCCGCCGTCCCTCCTCACCCGCACCGCCGGCTGCCGCTTCGCCCCGCGCTGCGGCTTCGCCACCGACCTCTGCCGCGTCGCCGAGCCGGAGCTCACCGACCGCCCCGACGGCACCGCGCCCGCCGCCACGGCCCACGCCTTCGCCTGCTTCCACCCCGCAGGACCGGCCCCCGGCGCCGACCCGGCAGCCGAACTGCGCCCGACCGCGCCCGCCGCGCCCCCGGTACGGACGGACGAACCGCTGCTGCGGCTCACCGACGTCGGCAAGAGCTACCCGCTGCACGACGGCCCGTTCACCCGCCGGAAGCCGGGCCGGCAGGGCGCCGAGGTCAGTGCGGTGGCAGGTGTCTCGCTCACCGTCCGGCGCGGCGAGACCTTCGGCATCGTGGGGGAGTCCGGCTGCGGCAAGTCCACGCTCGGCCGGATCGCCGTCGGTCTGGAGGCACCCACCACCGGCACCGTGCACTTCGCCGGCCGCGATATCGGCACCCTGACCAGGAGGGAGCTGCGCGCCCACCGGCGCGAGGTCCAGCTGATGTTCCAGGACTCGTACGCGTCCATGGACCCCCGGATGCGGGTGGGCGCCGTACTGCGCGAACCGCTGGTCATCCAGGGCATCGGCGACCGGGCCGAGCAGCGGCGGCGGATCGCCGGGCTGCTGGACGACGTGGGGCTGCCGCGCGGCGCGGTGGACCGCTATCCGCACGAGTTCTCCGGCGGCCAGCGCCAGCGCCTCGGCCTGGCCCGCGCCCTGGCGCTGGCCCCGTCCCTGGTCGTCGCCGACGAACCGGTCTCCGCGCTCGACGTCTCCGTCCAGGCACAGATCCTCAACCTGCTGCGCGAGCTCCAGCGGGAGAAGGGGATCGGCTATCTCTTCATCTCGCACGACCTGGCGGTGGTGCGGCATCTCGCGGACTCGGTCGGTGTGATGTATCTCGGCAAGCTCGTGGAGACCGGTCCCGCCGAGCGGGTCTTCGCCCGCCCGCTGCACCCCTACACCCGGGGGCTGCTGGACACCGTCAACGCGCCCGACCCGGACGCCGCCCCGGCCGGCGCCCCGCTCGCCGGCGAGGCCCCGTCGGCGGCCGCCCCGCCCTCCGGCTGCCGGTTCCGTACCCGCTGCCCGGCCGCGGCCGCACTGTGCGCGACCACGGAGCCGCCGCCGGCCGAGCCGGAGACGGCGGGGCACCGGGTGGCCTGCCACTTCCCGCTCACCGCGGGAGCCGTCAGTAACGGGTGA
- a CDS encoding L,D-transpeptidase family protein codes for MPMTHRTTHPAADGTTTAAGSPVGAVRAGPGGRPAALLSAVAAVLFALAAPAPAATASPVRPIPLPALMADTGGGDQLITARAPTTRATTGTVRWWQRHNGRWQQAGSAPARFGAGGLTEGSTRVQGTSTTPTGLYDLPFAFGTAPPPPGTASPYRRVGADSWWCEDNASASYNRWVAPLPPDCAAGESERLADYPTQYAHALVIGFNYHRPVHGRGAGIFLHVNGKGATAGCVSVPAGAMARILAWIRPSAHPHIAIGTAYGPTALTRY; via the coding sequence ATGCCCATGACGCACAGGACGACGCATCCGGCGGCAGACGGCACCACGACCGCGGCCGGGAGCCCGGTCGGGGCGGTCCGGGCCGGGCCCGGGGGCCGGCCCGCGGCGCTGCTGTCCGCGGTGGCCGCGGTGCTGTTCGCGCTCGCCGCGCCCGCCCCTGCGGCCACCGCCTCCCCCGTCCGCCCCATCCCCCTCCCCGCCCTCATGGCCGACACCGGCGGCGGCGACCAGCTCATCACCGCCCGTGCGCCCACGACGCGCGCCACCACAGGGACCGTGCGGTGGTGGCAGCGGCACAACGGCCGCTGGCAGCAGGCCGGTTCGGCGCCGGCCCGGTTCGGCGCCGGCGGGCTGACCGAGGGCAGCACCCGGGTGCAGGGCACCTCGACCACCCCGACGGGGCTGTACGACCTGCCGTTCGCCTTCGGGACCGCCCCGCCGCCGCCCGGCACGGCGAGCCCGTACCGCCGGGTCGGCGCGGACTCCTGGTGGTGCGAGGACAACGCCTCCGCCTCCTACAACCGCTGGGTGGCGCCACTGCCGCCGGACTGCGCGGCCGGTGAGTCCGAGCGGCTGGCGGACTATCCCACGCAGTACGCCCATGCGCTGGTCATCGGCTTCAACTACCACCGCCCGGTGCACGGCCGCGGCGCCGGGATCTTCCTCCATGTCAACGGGAAGGGCGCCACGGCCGGCTGTGTATCCGTGCCGGCCGGGGCGATGGCGCGGATCCTGGCCTGGATCCGGCCGTCCGCACATCCGCATATCGCCATCGGTACGGCATACGGCCCGACCGCCCTCACCCGTTACTGA